From Harpia harpyja isolate bHarHar1 chromosome 19, bHarHar1 primary haplotype, whole genome shotgun sequence, one genomic window encodes:
- the SYPL2 gene encoding synaptophysin-like protein 2 isoform X2, translating to MDGRTDTPTGGGGGLPIPPWAGSALGGGTGGGPGLGAVPGVSGGGPGGLAGGGAVLPAPGAVGFPVAALTAERSQRAAEAAPTAPGPAMSEPAAPAAGDKGPRLQDRVLGGVRWGRLQEPLGFIKVLEWLFAIFAFGACGSFSGETGATVNCGGETKEMSAISVQFGYPFRLYQVPFEMPDCEGESETRTLHLIGDFSAPAEFFVTLGVFSFLYAMAALVLYLRFHSLYGENKKLPFADFCVTVCFAFFWLVAAAAWGKGLTDVKAATRPASLIAAMAVCQGQEVVCNAGTTPAMGLANISVLFGFINFLLWAGNCWFVLKETSWQAQAAPHDSAAEQGAIDKQ from the exons ATGGACGGACGCACGGACACCCCCACgggtggtggggggggtctgCCCATCCCGCCGTGGGCTGGGTCCGCGCTGGGCGGAGGGACCGGGGGCGgaccggggctgggggctgtcccGGGGGTGTCCGGGGGCGGACCGGGGGGCCTTGCAGGGGGCGGGGCggtgctgccagccccggggGCTGTGGGGTTCCCGGTGGCGGCTCTGACAGCGGAGCGGTCCCAGCGGGCGGCGGAGGCAGCACCgaccgcccccggcccggccatGTCGgagcccgccgcccccgcggccgGCGACAAAGGGCCCCGGCTCCAG GACCGCGTCCTGGGTGGGGTGCGCTGGGGCCGCCTCCAGGAACCCCTGGGCTTCATCAAGGTGCTGGAATGG CTCTTCGCCATCTTTGCCTTCGGGGCCTGCGGCTCCTTCAGCGGCGAGACTGGGGCAACGGTGAACTGCGGTGGTGAAACCAAAGAGATGAGCGCCATTTCCGTCCAGTTCGGGTACCCCTTCAG GTTATACCAGGTCCCCTTCGAGATGCCGGACTGCGAGGGCGAGTCGGAAACCCGCACCCTGCACCTCATCGGTgatttctctgctcctgctgaatTTTTTGTGACCCTGGGGGTCTTCTCCTTCCTCTACGCCATGGCAGCTCTGGTGCTTTACCTGCGCTTTCATTCCCTCTACGGCGAAAATAAGAAGCTCCCCTTCGCG GATTTCTGCGTCACCGTCTGCTTCGCCTTCTTCTggctggtggcggcggcggcgtggggcAAGGGGCTCACCGACGTGAAGGCGGCCACGCGGCCCGCCAGCCTCATCGCCGCCATGGCGGTCTGCCAGGGCCAGGAGGTGGTCTGTAACGCCGGCACCACGCCGGCCATGGGGCTGGCCAACATCTCCGTG ctCTTTGGCTTCATCAACTTTCTGCTGTGGGCCGGGAACTGCTGGTTCGTGCTGAAGGAGACGTCGTGGCAGGCGCAGGCTGCGCCCCACGACAGTGCCGCCGAGCAGGGTGCCATCGACAAGCAGTAG
- the SYPL2 gene encoding synaptophysin-like protein 2 isoform X1, whose protein sequence is MDGRTDTPTGGGGGLPIPPWAGSALGGGTGGGPGLGAVPGVSGGGPGGLAGGGAVLPAPGAVGFPVAALTAERSQRAAEAAPTAPGPAMSEPAAPAAGDKGPRLQDRVLGGVRWGRLQEPLGFIKVLEWALGTPCQWVHRAGSGPACRHPEAKRLFAIFAFGACGSFSGETGATVNCGGETKEMSAISVQFGYPFRLYQVPFEMPDCEGESETRTLHLIGDFSAPAEFFVTLGVFSFLYAMAALVLYLRFHSLYGENKKLPFADFCVTVCFAFFWLVAAAAWGKGLTDVKAATRPASLIAAMAVCQGQEVVCNAGTTPAMGLANISVLFGFINFLLWAGNCWFVLKETSWQAQAAPHDSAAEQGAIDKQ, encoded by the exons ATGGACGGACGCACGGACACCCCCACgggtggtggggggggtctgCCCATCCCGCCGTGGGCTGGGTCCGCGCTGGGCGGAGGGACCGGGGGCGgaccggggctgggggctgtcccGGGGGTGTCCGGGGGCGGACCGGGGGGCCTTGCAGGGGGCGGGGCggtgctgccagccccggggGCTGTGGGGTTCCCGGTGGCGGCTCTGACAGCGGAGCGGTCCCAGCGGGCGGCGGAGGCAGCACCgaccgcccccggcccggccatGTCGgagcccgccgcccccgcggccgGCGACAAAGGGCCCCGGCTCCAG GACCGCGTCCTGGGTGGGGTGCGCTGGGGCCGCCTCCAGGAACCCCTGGGCTTCATCAAGGTGCTGGAATGG GCGCTGGGCACCCCCTGCCAGTGGGTTCAccgtgcaggatcaggccctgcgTGCAGACACCCCGAAGCCAAAAGG CTCTTCGCCATCTTTGCCTTCGGGGCCTGCGGCTCCTTCAGCGGCGAGACTGGGGCAACGGTGAACTGCGGTGGTGAAACCAAAGAGATGAGCGCCATTTCCGTCCAGTTCGGGTACCCCTTCAG GTTATACCAGGTCCCCTTCGAGATGCCGGACTGCGAGGGCGAGTCGGAAACCCGCACCCTGCACCTCATCGGTgatttctctgctcctgctgaatTTTTTGTGACCCTGGGGGTCTTCTCCTTCCTCTACGCCATGGCAGCTCTGGTGCTTTACCTGCGCTTTCATTCCCTCTACGGCGAAAATAAGAAGCTCCCCTTCGCG GATTTCTGCGTCACCGTCTGCTTCGCCTTCTTCTggctggtggcggcggcggcgtggggcAAGGGGCTCACCGACGTGAAGGCGGCCACGCGGCCCGCCAGCCTCATCGCCGCCATGGCGGTCTGCCAGGGCCAGGAGGTGGTCTGTAACGCCGGCACCACGCCGGCCATGGGGCTGGCCAACATCTCCGTG ctCTTTGGCTTCATCAACTTTCTGCTGTGGGCCGGGAACTGCTGGTTCGTGCTGAAGGAGACGTCGTGGCAGGCGCAGGCTGCGCCCCACGACAGTGCCGCCGAGCAGGGTGCCATCGACAAGCAGTAG